The Leptolyngbya sp. 'hensonii' sequence AGTGCCTTGGGGATATCGTGATGCAGGTACCCACTGAGAACCATCAGACCTGCCAGGGGTAGATGCAGACCAACATCCAGCGTCATGGCCCCTCCTTGGGAAAAGCCAGCCAGAAACGTTCGAGATAAAGGAACACCAAGCTTGGCTGCTGTAGCTGGGAGCCACGTCTGTAGCAGAGCTCGACTGGCGGCTAATTCTTCGCCCGGCTGCTCCGGTGCATTGTTCTGGAAACTGTACGCTGTTGGGATGTCGTACCACATTCGCCCGATCGCCGTGTAAGGATGGGGAAAGGGAGCATTGGGCATGGCAATGGCATAATCCGGCAAATGGAGATAGGGAACTAACCCGGCAACATCTTCCGCATTTGCCCCCCAGCCATGCAGGAGCGCAATCAATCCTGTGGGTGCTCCGCCCGTGGCAGGGGGTATCGTAATTGCTTGCAGGGACAAGATTATCCTCCAGACTCAGGTGTGCAAATAACCGTATCCGTTAACGTTAGAAGGATTTCCGCAACGCTTGTGGCAAACGTCACCGACAGCAATACTCCGTGAACAAAGTTTAAGGCCAGGGATACAAATCAATCAATGTTTGCCCCTGGCACTTTGAACTAATTCCCGATCGCTCCTACCATAGTTTCGGTATGACTCCAGTTGGGTATGACTTCTCATCCTGTTTCTTCGTTTAAACCACTGTTTCAATTCCCACAGCTCTGGTTTCGGCTGGGAATCGTTGCCCTGATAGGCTTCTCCTTGTTTCTGCGCCTTTGGGGCCTGGAGCGTTTCAATATCTTTGTCTTTGATGAAGTTTACTATGTCAAATTTGCTCACAATTACCTGACCCAAACCCCTTTTTTTGATGGCCATCCTCCCCTCAGCAAATATCTGATTGCTCTGGGCATTTGGTTAGGAGAACAGGTCTTTACAGGTGCCCAGGTGCCTCGCAATGAGCTGGCGGGCGTTCCGCTCTCGCCCCTGAGCTATCGCTGGCTGAATGCGATCACGGGAACGTTAATTCCCCTGGTAGTGGCAGGGATCGCCTATCAGATCAGCCACCGTCGGACCTTTGCCCTGATAGCAGGAGTCTTTATAGCTCTGGATGGTCTATTTCTGGTCGAGTCCCGGTATGCCCTGAATAATGTCTACCTGGTGCTGTTTGGGCTTCTGGGTCAGTGGCTGCTCTTGATGGCCCTGAATCCTCAAGTGCGACCCCGATCGTTGCACCGGTTTGCCTACTTGCTGGCTTCGGGAACCTTTTTCGGGGCTTCGATCGCAGTCAAGTGGAATGGGCTCTGGTTTTTGTTAGGGATATATCTGATTTGGGGCTGTGCCTGGATGGCGCGACTGCTCGATCGCCATCGGGTGCGATCAAATAGGGCCTTAAATGAAGATGAACCCAGAAGCCAACCCAGAGAGACCCAGAGACCCTCTATTCAGAACCTGACGAGCTTGAGTTTACCAACCCTACTGCTTTATCTGGGAGCAGTGCCTGTAATCGTTTACAGCCTGATCTGGATTCCTCACTTGAAACTGGAGCCGATGTTTGGCTTCTGGGAGGTACAAAATCAGATCCTGAGTTATCACCAACGAGTCGGTGGGAATGAGCCTTCCGTCCATCCTTACTGTTCTGCCTGGTTTACCTGGCCCTGGATGAGTCGTCCAGTGGTTTATGTCTACGAAACAGCCCGTAACTTGACGGAAATTGTGCCGATAAAACCAGCTCCCCCTGCTACAGAGGTCAGGCTCGTCTACGATGTTCACGCCATGGGAAATCCGTATCTCTGGTGGTTTTCTATGGTGGCGCTGTTGGGTCTGATCTGGATGCTGATCCAACAGTGGACCAGCCACCTCCGCTTTTCTCCCCGATCGGAAGCCAGCCTGATCCTCTTTACTGGCCCTGATCTCTGGATAGTGATCTATGTTGTCCTGAATTATGCCGCCAGCCTCTTGCCCTGGGTGCGAGTGACTCGCTGCACGTTCATTTACCACTACATGGGAGCCCTGGTATTCGCCACCCTCGGGTTGGCCTGGGTCGTCGATCGCTGGTTACAGGGTCGTCAGCAGTGGCAACGATTGCTGGGGATTGCCATCATCGTCGTCATCGGGGTTGCTTTTGTCTATTGGTTACCCCTTTTCCTGGGACTCCCCCTTTCGCCAGAAGCAGGCCAGAACCGCCGTTGGTTGCCGACCTGGTAGTTGAGACGCGATTAATCGCGTCTCAATGGATTAATCGCGTCTCAACGGGAGGTATCAACCACCGAAGATTTTCTGAAAGGCAGGCCGCTGTTTTAACCGGCCAATATAATCTGCGATCGCAGGATAAGCCTCATAATTAATGCCCAGCATCAGGAT is a genomic window containing:
- a CDS encoding serine esterase; the protein is MSLQAITIPPATGGAPTGLIALLHGWGANAEDVAGLVPYLHLPDYAIAMPNAPFPHPYTAIGRMWYDIPTAYSFQNNAPEQPGEELAASRALLQTWLPATAAKLGVPLSRTFLAGFSQGGAMTLDVGLHLPLAGLMVLSGYLHHDIPKALTAPPVLMVHGRMDQVVPLRAAQGARDRLMTSGINVQYYELDMGHEVQISVLDLLRSFVQAVKLGQ
- a CDS encoding phospholipid carrier-dependent glycosyltransferase; its protein translation is MTSHPVSSFKPLFQFPQLWFRLGIVALIGFSLFLRLWGLERFNIFVFDEVYYVKFAHNYLTQTPFFDGHPPLSKYLIALGIWLGEQVFTGAQVPRNELAGVPLSPLSYRWLNAITGTLIPLVVAGIAYQISHRRTFALIAGVFIALDGLFLVESRYALNNVYLVLFGLLGQWLLLMALNPQVRPRSLHRFAYLLASGTFFGASIAVKWNGLWFLLGIYLIWGCAWMARLLDRHRVRSNRALNEDEPRSQPRETQRPSIQNLTSLSLPTLLLYLGAVPVIVYSLIWIPHLKLEPMFGFWEVQNQILSYHQRVGGNEPSVHPYCSAWFTWPWMSRPVVYVYETARNLTEIVPIKPAPPATEVRLVYDVHAMGNPYLWWFSMVALLGLIWMLIQQWTSHLRFSPRSEASLILFTGPDLWIVIYVVLNYAASLLPWVRVTRCTFIYHYMGALVFATLGLAWVVDRWLQGRQQWQRLLGIAIIVVIGVAFVYWLPLFLGLPLSPEAGQNRRWLPTW